One genomic region from Phycisphaerae bacterium encodes:
- a CDS encoding right-handed parallel beta-helix repeat-containing protein produces the protein MPYAVLLIAALLTIPAFAQQMGPPRVVTENLKLDKDAVLDTPLVIRADGVTIDGNGATLRGPGKAGNLKSFVGVGILAEGRSRVTIRNIKIRGFNSALEARDGAEWTIEGCDFSDNYHDPDYGWGDGDRNGGIILTRMQKCVIRNNKANHVWNGLDLWESSHNLIEKNDFSHCSNVCLKMWLACRNVVRDNNLSWGLRMKPGEVHARDSTSVLMETGSNDNLYERNDITHGGDGVFLRPLNGWVQTGNVFIENDCSYANNNGFESWSPGNTFIRNKANHCSYGFWLGGSDHTVLIGNEAAFNGLPDGKHNAPEADFNHGGIVIVGGSGSHTVIDGNYCHDNNGAGIVFRGDAGSRGVKWKMYHLIVQNNRLENNRWGLFARFTDSLYLANNTFRGNREQDEFMEEVTNLVRGQADPEGKNAPKAVLDGPSRARVGERVAFDASGSKDEAGRALIFRWDVAGKEYTTAKVEHAFDKPGFYRVSLTVSNGFLAGLAFRDFYVIEELPESATEGQATQWGWGMGNDPDKKGKVRFTDDANAIVGKTSLRVRPDPYQGADVTLTFPKDRNAGWDLTGKKALTLWIRFENPNNGGFQGPNPIIRLHSGKAAYSYLPAYHKNPRNLLGDLPYPEARYGWLRVAVPLAGSDEWIRSESLDGAVPPHIDNAMCFETVDTPMESQSDTSLVSTGQYLFCAMTDGDQLWRSESGKDWTGRKSPSADLKSDAGGWQNQMLAYGEGADGKGSLIVRHTDPRRDQHGQNPGRYVVYDIEKDTWRWTATWCSPSHGTAVVGHYLYGISHAVGGNYGGPISRFDLSKPTATDERTVLEGLKGDRGAAWWFSRAAKLVAVAGRVYGMKNDWTTPQPGEADKSGDRLFVFDPEDYRPSSFGGGFHWDEKQWKEARTPVTDLGSLPFEVGHGSALVALPPHWSTAVGGKGGLFIVAASSPSNNEGYGQPSDSYAIYDIATARYTVLGHLPGPTGSGTSAAFHQGKVFIKRGGMNYAPTNDDLWVVKPLSPEEAQTAKKQVQAETMSLRKVDCITLQFDSMGNDPFDLWVDGLNWE, from the coding sequence ATGCCGTACGCCGTCTTGCTCATTGCCGCACTGTTGACGATTCCGGCGTTTGCCCAGCAGATGGGTCCACCCCGGGTGGTGACGGAGAACCTCAAGCTCGACAAGGATGCGGTTCTGGACACTCCATTGGTCATCCGGGCCGACGGGGTGACGATTGACGGCAACGGAGCCACGCTTCGGGGGCCGGGCAAGGCGGGCAATCTAAAGTCCTTCGTGGGTGTCGGCATCCTGGCCGAGGGCCGTTCCAGGGTGACGATCCGGAACATCAAGATCCGCGGCTTCAACAGCGCCCTGGAGGCTCGCGACGGGGCGGAATGGACCATCGAGGGCTGCGACTTCTCCGACAACTACCACGATCCGGACTACGGCTGGGGCGACGGTGACCGCAACGGGGGCATCATTCTGACGCGCATGCAAAAGTGCGTCATCCGCAACAACAAGGCCAACCATGTCTGGAACGGTCTGGATCTGTGGGAATCCAGCCACAACCTGATCGAGAAGAACGATTTCTCGCATTGCTCCAACGTTTGCCTCAAGATGTGGCTGGCATGCCGCAACGTGGTCCGGGACAACAATCTGTCCTGGGGCCTGCGGATGAAGCCCGGCGAGGTCCATGCCCGCGATTCCACCAGCGTGCTGATGGAGACTGGTTCCAACGACAATCTCTACGAACGCAACGACATCACGCACGGCGGCGATGGCGTGTTCCTTCGCCCACTCAACGGGTGGGTCCAGACCGGGAACGTGTTCATCGAGAACGACTGCTCCTATGCCAACAACAACGGCTTCGAAAGCTGGAGTCCGGGCAACACATTCATCCGCAACAAGGCCAATCACTGCAGTTACGGCTTCTGGCTGGGCGGCTCGGATCACACGGTGCTGATCGGCAACGAAGCGGCTTTCAACGGCCTTCCCGATGGCAAGCACAACGCCCCCGAGGCCGACTTCAATCATGGAGGCATCGTGATCGTCGGCGGGTCCGGCAGTCACACGGTCATCGACGGCAACTACTGCCATGACAACAACGGAGCCGGCATCGTGTTCCGCGGCGATGCTGGCAGCCGCGGCGTCAAGTGGAAGATGTATCACCTGATCGTCCAGAACAACCGGCTGGAGAACAACCGGTGGGGACTGTTCGCCCGCTTCACCGACTCGCTGTACCTGGCCAACAACACCTTCAGAGGCAACAGGGAGCAGGACGAGTTCATGGAGGAAGTCACGAACCTAGTCCGGGGCCAGGCCGATCCAGAGGGCAAGAACGCCCCCAAGGCTGTCCTCGACGGCCCTTCACGGGCCCGGGTCGGCGAGCGAGTCGCCTTCGACGCTTCGGGCAGCAAGGACGAGGCCGGGCGAGCCCTGATCTTCCGGTGGGATGTGGCCGGCAAGGAGTACACCACGGCCAAGGTCGAGCACGCCTTCGACAAGCCCGGCTTCTACCGCGTCAGCCTGACGGTCAGCAACGGATTCCTGGCCGGGCTGGCCTTCCGGGACTTCTACGTCATCGAGGAGCTACCCGAATCCGCCACCGAAGGGCAAGCCACACAATGGGGCTGGGGCATGGGCAACGACCCCGACAAGAAGGGAAAGGTCAGGTTCACCGATGACGCGAACGCCATCGTGGGCAAGACCAGCCTTCGCGTGCGGCCCGATCCCTACCAGGGAGCCGATGTCACTCTCACTTTCCCGAAAGACAGGAACGCCGGCTGGGATCTAACCGGCAAGAAGGCGCTCACCCTGTGGATCCGCTTCGAGAATCCCAACAACGGCGGTTTCCAGGGTCCCAACCCGATCATCCGTCTGCACAGCGGGAAGGCGGCCTACTCCTATCTGCCGGCGTACCACAAGAACCCGCGTAACCTCCTGGGCGACCTGCCGTATCCCGAAGCCCGCTATGGCTGGCTCCGGGTGGCCGTGCCGCTAGCCGGCAGCGATGAGTGGATCCGCTCGGAAAGCCTCGACGGCGCCGTCCCGCCGCACATTGACAACGCCATGTGTTTCGAGACCGTGGATACGCCAATGGAGAGCCAGTCGGACACGTCGCTGGTCTCGACGGGCCAGTACCTGTTCTGCGCCATGACCGACGGCGACCAGCTCTGGCGTTCGGAGAGCGGCAAGGATTGGACCGGTCGCAAGAGCCCCTCCGCCGATCTCAAAAGCGACGCCGGCGGCTGGCAGAACCAGATGCTCGCCTATGGGGAAGGGGCGGACGGCAAGGGCAGCTTGATCGTACGTCACACCGACCCTCGGCGCGACCAGCACGGCCAGAATCCCGGCCGCTACGTTGTGTACGACATCGAGAAGGACACCTGGAGATGGACGGCGACATGGTGCTCGCCGAGTCATGGCACGGCTGTAGTCGGGCACTACCTGTACGGCATCTCCCATGCGGTGGGCGGCAACTACGGCGGACCGATCAGCCGGTTTGACCTGTCCAAGCCGACGGCGACGGACGAGCGGACGGTGTTGGAAGGCCTGAAGGGCGACCGGGGGGCGGCCTGGTGGTTCAGCCGGGCGGCCAAGCTGGTCGCGGTGGCGGGCAGGGTCTACGGGATGAAGAACGACTGGACCACACCCCAGCCTGGCGAGGCGGACAAGAGTGGCGATCGGCTGTTTGTCTTCGATCCTGAGGACTACAGGCCGTCGTCATTCGGCGGAGGCTTCCACTGGGACGAGAAACAGTGGAAGGAGGCCCGCACGCCGGTCACCGACTTGGGCAGCCTGCCATTCGAGGTCGGTCACGGCTCAGCCCTGGTCGCTCTGCCGCCCCACTGGTCGACGGCGGTCGGAGGCAAGGGTGGTTTGTTCATCGTGGCCGCCAGTTCGCCGAGCAACAACGAGGGCTACGGGCAACCGTCCGACAGCTACGCGATCTACGACATCGCCACCGCTAGATACACCGTCCTGGGGCACCTGCCCGGTCCGACAGGGTCGGGCACGTCGGCCGCATTCCACCAGGGGAAGGTCTTCATCAAGCGCGGCGGGATGAACTACGCTCCCACCAATGATGATCTCTGGGTGGTCAAGCCACTCAGCCCGGAGGAGGCCCAGACGGCCAAGAAACAAGTCCAAGCAGAGACGATGAGCCTCCGGAAAGTCGATTGCATCACCCTGCAGTTCGATTCGATGGGGAACGATCCGTTCGACCTGTGGGTGGATGGGCTGAACTGGGAGTAG
- the kbl gene encoding glycine C-acetyltransferase, with product MFKTMKSHVSATLDEIRQSGLYKEERVITTPQGSRIAVQGGKEVVNFCANNYLGLANDPRLIEAAQAGLKRWGFGLSSVRFICGTQGLHKQLEAAITKFLGTEDTILYSSCWDANGGLFETVLGEQDAIISDELNHASIIDGVRLCKAQRYRYRNCDMADLEAKLKEAAGARMRMIATDGVFSMDGSIAPLADICELADKHDAAVMVDDSHATGFIGRTGRGTHEHRGVVGRIDVLTGTFGKALGGATGGYTSGRKEIIDLLRQRSRPYLFSNTLAPAVAASTLKALEIVSGSTELRDRLEASAKVFRAGMADRGFSIPAGEHPIAPIMLGDAVLATKMAAMMLEEGIYVIGFSYPVVPKGKARIRVQISAAHSREDLDRAMNAFAKVRDRCGDGRK from the coding sequence ATGTTCAAGACGATGAAGAGCCACGTCAGTGCGACGCTGGACGAGATTCGCCAGAGTGGCCTCTACAAGGAGGAGCGGGTCATTACGACGCCCCAGGGTTCGCGGATTGCGGTTCAAGGCGGAAAGGAAGTGGTCAACTTCTGCGCCAACAACTACCTCGGTCTGGCCAACGATCCGCGTCTGATTGAAGCTGCCCAGGCCGGGCTGAAGCGGTGGGGTTTCGGGCTCTCGAGCGTGCGGTTCATTTGTGGCACGCAGGGCCTACACAAGCAGCTCGAGGCGGCAATCACCAAGTTCTTGGGAACCGAGGACACGATCCTGTACAGCTCCTGCTGGGACGCGAATGGCGGGCTGTTCGAGACCGTGCTGGGCGAGCAGGACGCGATCATCAGCGATGAGCTCAACCACGCCAGCATCATCGACGGGGTTCGGCTGTGCAAAGCCCAGCGCTATCGCTACAGGAACTGCGACATGGCCGACCTGGAAGCCAAGCTCAAGGAAGCGGCCGGGGCCCGCATGAGAATGATCGCCACGGATGGCGTCTTCTCGATGGACGGCAGTATCGCCCCGCTGGCCGACATCTGCGAGCTGGCCGACAAGCATGATGCGGCCGTCATGGTGGACGACTCGCACGCCACGGGCTTCATCGGCCGGACCGGGCGGGGCACCCATGAGCACCGCGGCGTCGTCGGGCGGATCGACGTTCTGACCGGCACCTTCGGAAAGGCCCTCGGCGGAGCGACCGGCGGCTACACCAGCGGTCGCAAGGAGATCATTGATCTGCTCCGGCAGCGGAGCCGGCCGTACCTGTTCTCGAACACGCTTGCTCCGGCCGTGGCGGCCTCGACGCTCAAGGCCCTGGAGATCGTCTCCGGCTCGACGGAACTCCGCGACCGGCTGGAGGCGAGCGCCAAGGTATTCCGGGCGGGCATGGCGGATCGGGGGTTCAGCATTCCGGCCGGCGAGCATCCGATCGCCCCGATCATGCTCGGCGACGCGGTATTGGCCACGAAGATGGCCGCCATGATGCTCGAGGAAGGCATTTACGTCATCGGTTTCAGCTATCCCGTGGTTCCCAAGGGCAAGGCCCGGATCCGCGTGCAGATCTCGGCAGCTCACAGCCGGGAGGACCTTGACCGGGCGATGAACGCTTTTGCCAAGGTTCGGGATCGATGCGGGGACGGGAGGAAGTGA